The stretch of DNA CGCACACGTCGGCATGGTGGGCATCCCGGCGGGGCCCGTGCCGCTCGCGCTCGGCGCGCTGCAGATGAAGAACGTGTCGCTGTGGACCGGTCTGGGCGACCTGGGCCACATGGACATGCTGCTGGCGATGATCGAGGCCGGCCGGCTCGACCCGAGCCCGATGTTCACCGACACCGTGCCGTTCGACGCGATCGAGGCGGCGATCGCCGACTTCGTCGCGCGCAAGCCCGGCCTGGTCAAGCAGCTGGTCACCGTGCCCTGACCTGCGGCTGAGCTGCGAGCGGGCGGTCGCGTCGCGCGGCCGCCCGCTCCGGCGCCGCGGCGGCTACGGGCGGTTGTAGCTGCAGCTCGAGAGGGGCAGCCGCAAGGCGCTGCGCAACCGTGAGCTGGCGAGCGCCCTCGCGTCGTTCAGCGTCCGGTCCTGCGCCTGGTTCGCCGACAGGTATCCGGGGTTCTGCGAGGCCGTCTGGACGAAGGCGTCGTACTGCTCGATCGCCGTGATCAGCCCGTCCGCGGCCGGCCGCTGGGACGCGGAGAACGGGATCGTCTTGAGGGCCGCGAGGAACTTCTCGTCACCCTGCAGCTGCAGCACCATCTGGTCGGGCCGCACCTTGAAGTCCTGGGACCTGATCGTGTTGCTCATCGCGGACCAGTCAGGGTAGGACGCGTTGACCGCGCGGACGTACGCCGTGGCGGCGGCGGAGGCGCCGAACGGCGCACGCTCCGAGCCGCAGGCGGCGTGCTGCTGCCGGACGACGGGCAGCGCGATGGCGCCCATGACGACGATGAAGACGAGCACGCCGAGCCCGACGAGCCACGGCAGCGCGCGCGAGGACCGGCGGGGAGGCGGGGAGAGGTACGGCCGGTAGGGCTGCGCGTAGCCCTGCGGGTACGGCTGCTGGTACGGCGAACCGTAGGGCGGGTAGCCGGGCTGCGCCGGCGGCTGGTAGGGCTGCTGGGCCGGCGGCTGGTACGGCGAGCCGTACGGCTGCTGCGCCGGCTGGCCGTAGGGCTGGGCGCTCGGCGGCGCGTACGGCTGCGAGCTCGGCGGCGTGAACGGCTGGGGGCTGGGTGGCGTGAACGGCGGCGGGGCCGGCTGGCCGTAGGGCTGCTGGTCAGGGGGCTGGGGCTCGTACGGCCACGTCACGGCGTCACGGTAGGACGGTGACTGCCGCAAGGGGACGCGTTCGGCTGTGCAGGCCCCGTCGCGGGGCCTGATTTCATCCGGCAGTGGCGGGCGCCAGGTCCAGACGGAAGTACGCGCTGTGCGGATCGGGCCGGTAGTCGCCGAACGGTCCGCACGGGACGAACCCGGCTCGCGTGTACAGGCGATGGGCCGGTGCGAAGAAGTCGTGCGTGCCCGTCTCGAGGTGCACGGTTCGGTAGCCGCGGGCGGTCGCCTCCGCCAGGGCGGTGTCGAGCAGGACGGTGCCGATGCCGCGACCGCGGGCCGCCGGGGCGGTCCGCATCGACTTCAGCTCGCCGCCGTGCGGGTGCAGCTCCTTGAGTGCGACGGTGCCGAGCAGCGTCCCGTCCGACGTGCGGGCGGTCCAGAACGTCAGCGCCGGCGCCGTCAGCGCCGACGGGTCGAGGGCGTGCACCGACTCGGCCGGCGAGGTGGCGTGCATGTCGTCCAGATGGTCCTGCAGGAGGGCGACGACGTCGGGGCGCAGCGGGTCGTCCATCGAGACGGTCACGGAAGTCGGCTGCGCGGTCGGCTCGGCGGCGGTCCGGTCGTCGTGCTGGGCGAGATCCATCCGACCATCCTGCAGGGCACCCGTGGTCCATCCGCAACCGGGCAGACGGCTGACCGAACGGGCCGGTCTGGTCCGGGCGAGCGGGCCGGTCCGGGCGTCGTCCGACCCGGCGAGACGGGTCCGGCTCGCGCTCAGCCGCGCTGCCGGCCCTCGAGGAACCCGCGCGCCAGCACGTGCCCGTCCAGGTGCGGCACCAGGTGCCGGACGGCGGTGGCGTGCGAGTCACCCGCCGCACGCTGGCCCTGCGCCCGGACGGTGGCGGCCGTCAGCAGCTCGTCGGGCACGGCCGTGCCCAGGGCGAACAGGTGGAAGCCGTACCGGTGGTCGCCGTGACCGGGCAGCGGCCGCGGACCGTGGTAGCCGGTGCGGCCCCGCCGGTCCGGCAGCCAGCGGATGCCCGGCCGGTCCGGCACCAGCTCGCCCTCGGCCACTCCGGTCAGATCGGCAGGGAGCAGGGCGGCGAGGTGGATCCCCGGCTCGGCGAAGGGGACGTCGACGTCCTCCATCACCAGCAGCAGCTCCGCGGTGCCCGCCGGGACCGGCGCCCAGCGCAGCTCCGGCGAGAGGTTGGCTCCACGTCCGAGGCCGGAGTGTCGGCGGTCGATCACCCCGCCGTGCGGGAACGCCGGGCTGGTCAGCTCGATCGTCGTCGGGCTGGCGAGCTCCGGGGCGTGGCGCAGGCTGCGGGTGGGTCCGGGGCGGCGGCCGCGCAGGGCGACGCCGAGAGGCCAGAGCCAGACGTCGCGATGGGGCACAGGGTCCTCCGGTGGGGGGCGGGGCTGGTGGGCAGGCTGTGGGCGGCTGTCGGGTGGAGCCCTCAGGAGTCGGCGATGCGTTCCAGCACCTCGGCGGCGCGGGCGAGCACCGCGCGCTCGTCGTCGGTCAGCTCGGCGAGGCGGGCGTTCAGCCAGCCGACCCGCTGGGCGCGGACCTCGCTGGCGAGCCGATCGCCATCGGCGGTCAGGGAGAACAGGACGCGCCGGCCGTCGTGCGGGTCGCGCCCCCGGACCGCGAGGCCGCCCGCCGTGAGGCGGTTCACCGTCTGGCTCATGGAACCGGGCGTGACGTGCGCCCGGCCGCTGAGCTCGGACAGGGAGAGCGGACCGGCCTTGAGCAGCTGCGTCAGCGCGAACACCGCCGCGTCGCCGATCTCGCCGTGCGCGCGTTCGGAGCGGAACCGGCTGTAGAGGTGGGCGACCGCGGCGCGCACGCGCCCGCTGAGCTCGGGGATCGCCGGGGTGGACGGCTCAGTCGCTCGGTGTTGCACAGTCGCTTAGTATACCGAAACAGATGCTGAGTACTACGAAACACCGGCGCTCGCGGCAGTGCCACCCGCGGAGCTCCTCGGAGGTGCGATGACCAGGACGGACGAGCCCCCCACCGTGGTGGAGCGGCCGCCGAACCCGTTCGGCTGGCGGTTCAGCCTGCCGCTGCTGCTCGGCTCGACCCTGAACCCGATCAACAGCTCGATGATCGCCGTCGGCCTCGTCTCGATCGCCGCCGACTTCCGCACCGGCCCGGCCGCGACGGCGTCGCTGGTCTCGGTGCTCTACCTGTGCAGCGCCGTGATGCAGCCGACCATGGGCAAGCTGTCCACCCTGTTCGGCCCCCGGCGGGTGTTCCAGGCCGGGGTCGCGGTGCTGCTGATCGGCGGGGTCGTCGGCGGCCTGGCCCCGAACCTGGGCGTGCTGCTCCTCTCGCGCGCGCTGATCGGCGTCGGCACGTCGGCGTGCTACCCGACGGCGATGGCGCTGGTCCGCCGCCGCGCGAGGACGACGGGTGCCGGGGTGCCCAGCCGGGTGCTCGGCAGCTTCTCGATCGCGGCGCAGATCACCGTGGTGATCGGCCTGCCGCTCGGCGGTGTGCTGGCCGGCTCGTTCGGGTGGCGGGCGCTGTTCTGGGTCAACGTGCCGCTCGCGGCGCTGGTGATCGCGTTCGCGGCGGTGGCGGTCGAGCGGGACGAGCAGCTGCCGCGACGCGGTACGGCGGCGACCGTGGCGGCGCTGGACCTGCCCGGCATCGCGCTGTTCGCCGGCACGGTGGTGGCGCTGCTCGTCTTCCTCGGCGACCTCGCCCGGCCGCGGTGGTGGCTGCTCGCCGTGGCCGTCGTGCTCGGCGTGCTGCTCGTCGTCCGCGAGCGCCGCACCGCCACCCCGCTGCTCGACGTGGTGCTGCTCGGCCGCGACCGGCCGCTGCAGCGGACCTACGGCCGGGCGCTGCTCGCCGGGCTCGGCATGTACACGGCGCTGTACGGCGCCAGCCAGTGGCTCGAGGCCGCCGGCGGGTACTCCCCGGCGCAGGTGGGGCTGATCATGCTGCCGCTCTCGCTCGCCAGCATCGGCGCCGCACGGTTGGTATCCACCCGCGGCTGGGTGCGCGCCCCGCTGGTGGTCGGCGCCGTGGTGCTGATCGCCGGCGGGACGGTGATGCAGGTGGTGCACGGGCGCTCGCCGATCGTCCTGCTGGTTGCCATGTCGGTGCTGTTCGGCCTGTCCAGCGGCTTCAGCAACGTGTCGAACCAGACGGCGCTGTACGTCCAGACGGCCGACGCCGACATCGCCACCGCGTCGGGCCTGTCCCGCACGTTCGCCTACGTCGGCGCCATCTTCAGCTCCAGCCTGATCGGGCTGACCTTCGGTCCCCGGGTGTCCGACCACGGGTTCCACCTGCTCGGCTGGGCGGTGGTGGGCATCGGCACCGCATCGCTCCTGCTCACCGGCCTGGACCGGGCGATCCCCGGCCGGGTCGCGGTGCGCCGGCCCACCGCCTGACCGGCGGTTGTCCCGGTCCGTCGACCCCGACAGACTTGCCGTACCGGGCCCGCACGGACCCGGTGGGCGGCCCGCCGCGAGCGGGTGCGGACGAGGGACGACGACGATGGCACGCAGCAGCAAGCCCAAGCGGGTCGGCATCCTCACCGCCGGTGGCGACAGCCCCGGCCTCAACGCGGCGATCCGCGGGTTCGGCAAGACCGCCATCGGCCACTACGGCATGGAGCTGATCGGGTTCCGCGACGGCATCACCGGCCTGGTGGAGAACCACTGGGTGGACCTGGACGCCCATGCGCTGTCCGGCATCCTCACCGTCGGCGGCACCATCCTGGGCACCAGCCGCGACAAGGTGCACCGCATGGTGGTGGACGGCGAGACGCGGGACATGGTGCCGACCGTCGTGGAGAACTACGCGGCGCTGGGCCTCGACGCCCTGATCATGCTGGGCGGCGGAGGCACGGCGAAGAACGCGATGCGCCTGGTCGACGCGGGGCTCAACGTGCTGCACCTGCCGAAGACCATCGACAACGACATCGCCTGCACCGACACCTCGTTCGGGTTCGCCACCGCGATGGAGATCGCCACGGACGCCCTGGACCGGGTGCACAGCACGGCCCACAGCCACCACCGGATCATCCTCACGGAGATCATGGGGCACCGGGCCGGCTGGCTGACCCTCGGTGCCGGACTGGCGGGCGGCGCCGACGTGATCCTCATCCCCGAGATCCCGTACACGGTCGACGCGATCGCGCAGACGATCAAGACGAGGACGGCACGCGGCTCCAACTTCTCGGTGGTGGCCGTCGCGGAGGGTGCTCGGGACGTCGACGACACCGCCGACTACCAGGCGGCGCTGCTGCTGGCGCGGTCCGCCAAGACCGGCGAGGCGCAGCGCGCCGCCCAGGCCCATCTGGCCCACGTCGAGGACGCGCAGCGCGAGCACACCTTCCGGCTGGCCCGCGAGCTGGAGGCCGCCACCGGCCTGGAGTCGCGCGTGACGATCCTCGGCTACGTGCAGCGTGGCGGCACGCCGTGCGCCGCGGACCGCCTGCTGGCCACCCGGCTGGGGGCGGCCGCAGCCGACCTGGTCGCCAACGGGGAGTTCGGCGTGATGGTGGCCGCACGCGGCGAGGGGACCGAGGCGGTGCCGCTCTCCGAGGTGGCCGGCAAGGTCAAGCTGGTGCCGACGGACCACGCGTGGATCGCCGCGGCGCGGCAGGTGGGGACGGGGCTGGGGGACTGACTGGGGGACTGACTGGGGACTGACGCCGGTCACGGCACTCCCCTCGGACCCGGCGGAGTTGTCCCGGCAACATCCGCAGGACCTGCACATCTGCTGCCCTACGGTGGTCGGTGGCGCTGTCTCCAGGGGCCTCCGGTGGGGGCCGGTGCAGGTTCCGGCCCCGGGGTGAGACGGCGTGCCCCGCGCCTCGGTCCTGAGGTGCTCCCGAGCACGTGAGGCCCCGCCACCGTGACCATCGTCGAGACGTTCGTACCGATCCGTGCCGTGCAGCGGCGCGCCCCCGCCGCCGGCACGTGGATCGAGCGACCGTGGTTCCTCTGGGCCTGGATGGCCCTGTGGTCGGCGGTGCACGCGGGTGCCGCCCTCGTCTCGTGGCACTACGTGATGACGGGAGCGAGCCTGCTGCGGTCGTCCGCGCGGGACGGCGGCCTGCACCTGTACGCGGCGCACCCCGAGCTGCAGATGGGTCCGGTGACCTTCCTGGTGGTCTCGCCGTTCCGGGCCGTGCCGGAGGTGCTGACCGGTGCGGTGGTCGCGCTGCTGATCGCCGCGACCGGGCCCGCGCTGCTGCTGGTGCTGCCCCGCCTGGTGGACGCGCCGGTCAGCAACCGGCAGCGCGCGCTCGCGGGGGTGGTGCTGCTGCCGGTGTGGGCCGAGCTCGGCGTGCACTACGTGCACCTCGACGACGCGCTCGCGCTGGTGCTGCTGGTCGCGGCGATGCTGGCCGTCACGCGTCAGCGACCGGTGGTGGCGGCCCTGCTGCTGGCGGCGTCGGCGGACGCCAAGCCCTGGGCCGTCGCCTTCGTCCCGCTGCTGCTCGCGCTGCCGCGGGAACGGTGGGCCCGCGCGCTCGGCACGTGGGCCGGCGGCCTGGCCGTCGCGTGGCTGCCGTTCCTGCTGGCCGACCCCGGGACGGTGCACGCCGGTCGGTTCGCCATCCCCAACGACGCGTCGTCGTCGCTGCGCGCGCTCGGCATCACCGCGTCCGGGACGCCGATGTGGGACCGACCCGTGCAGGTGCTGCTCGGCGTGGCGCTGGCCGTGGTCGCCGTGCGCCGCGGCCGGTGGCTGGCGGTGCCGGCCGTGGTGCTCAGCGTCCGGATGCTGCTGGACCCGGCGACGTACCCGTACTACGGCGCCGGTCTGGTGCTGGCCACGGTGCTGGTGGACCTCGGCGTGCGGCGGACCCGCTGGCCCTGGCTGAGCACGGTCGTGGTGGCCGGCACGTACGTGGTGCGGCACCTGGGACCGCTGACGCCGACGGACCCGCAGCTCGGCGTGCTGCGGGCGGTGGTCACGGTGGCGGTGCTGGCAGTGGCGCTCGGACCGGATCCGGTGGCGGTGGTTCGTCGGCTGGTCGCAGCGGTGCAGACCCGGCGGCTGATCGCCGTCGTCCGTCGTCGGCCTCAGCCCGCCGAAGCCCCCCGCATCTCCACCCCGATCTGCTCGGCGTCGAGCACCCGCAGCGCCTGGTCCAGGGACTGGGAGGAGTAGGCGCCCTCGTCGCGCAGCCGCAGCAGGCGTGCCCGACGAGCCTGCAGGATCTCCAGCCGCAGGTCGCGGTACTGCGCCCGCGTCTGCTCGGAGGCCTCCAGCGCCTCGTCCTCCGGCAGGTCCGGGTCCGCCACGGTCGCCTCCTCGCGCTGCCGGGCGCGGTCCAGCATGTCGTCCGGGTAGGGGCTGCCGTCCGGGCGCCGCAGGTCGGGCTTGTCCAGCCGCGCCCGGACCGCCGCGACCAGCTCGACGTGCAGGGCCATCCGCTCGGAGGCCAGCTCCGCGTGCGGATCGCGGCTCAGGCCCAGCACCCGCACCAGCCACGGCAGCGTCCCGCCCTGCAGCAGCAGGGTGCCGCCGGCGACGACGAAGCCGATCAGCACCAGCGTCGACCGCGACGGCGTGGACGCCGGGAGCGACTGCACCGCCGCGACGGTCACGGCCCCCCGCATGCCGGCCCACACGAGCAGCACCCCCTCGCGCCACCCGAACGACTCCGCCGCCAGGTAGTCGATGTCGGAGATCAGCCGCCGTACGCGGGTCAGCCGGCTGCGCCGCGCGGCGCGCACCTGGGCCAGCTGCTCGGTGTCCATCCCGGGCGGTCGCGGCTGGGTGCGCTCGGCGGCGCGCCGGGCGGCGAGCGCGCCCTCGGCCTCCGAGAGCCGGTCGCGCACCTGCGCGCCGCGCCGCACCCGGCGGCGCTGCAGCCACAGCGAGGGGACGACGAACAGCGAGCGCACGACGAGCACCAGCGTCCCCGCCAGCACACCGACCACCAGCGCCCGCACCAGCGACCCGTGCTCGCCCCGCACGTCCCGCACCAGGCCGAACAGCTGCAGGCCCATCACCAGGAACACGGCGCTCTCGATCAGCAGCTCGAGCGTGCGCCACACCGCCTGCTCGTTCAGCCGGTCCTGCGCGCGCAGCCGCTTCGGGGCGTCGTGGCCGGTGACCAGCCCGGCGGTGACGGCCGCCACCAGGCCGGACCCGCCCAGGTGCTCGGTCGGCAGGTACGCCACGAAGGGCACCACCAGCGAGATCGCCACGTTGACGGTCGGGTGGTTGATCCGTGCCCGGACCGACAGGTTCACGCGGCCCACCAGCCACCCGATGCCGACGGCGCTGACCACGGCCCACAGGAACCGGCCGGTCACGCTCCACAGGGTGACGGTGGCGGCCGTCGCGGCGATCGCCGAGCGCAGCAGCACCAGCGCCGTGGCGTCGTTGAGCATGCTCTCGCCCTCGAGCACCGTGACCAGGCGGGGGGACACGCGGGCGCGCCGGACGATCGTGGTCGCCACCGCGTCGGTGGGGCTGATCACCGCGCCGACGGCAAGGCCGGTCGCCAGCCCGATGCCGGGCACCAGGTGGGTCAGCGCGACGCCGACCACCGCGGTGGACAGCAGCACCAGGCCGACGGACAGCTCCGAGATGGTGGTCAGGTCGCGGCGGAAGTCCATCGTCGGCATCGCGACCGCCGCGGAGTACAGCAGCGGCGGCAGCACGATGCCGAGCACCCACCGGGGG from Cellulomonas sp. NTE-D12 encodes:
- a CDS encoding YbhB/YbcL family Raf kinase inhibitor-like protein, which translates into the protein MPHRDVWLWPLGVALRGRRPGPTRSLRHAPELASPTTIELTSPAFPHGGVIDRRHSGLGRGANLSPELRWAPVPAGTAELLLVMEDVDVPFAEPGIHLAALLPADLTGVAEGELVPDRPGIRWLPDRRGRTGYHGPRPLPGHGDHRYGFHLFALGTAVPDELLTAATVRAQGQRAAGDSHATAVRHLVPHLDGHVLARGFLEGRQRG
- a CDS encoding sodium:proton antiporter encodes the protein MEPVGWVVLGVLVVVAVTELAPRVHVSAPLLLVLVGVAVSFLPAVPAITVDPRWVLGIVLPPLLYSAAVAMPTMDFRRDLTTISELSVGLVLLSTAVVGVALTHLVPGIGLATGLAVGAVISPTDAVATTIVRRARVSPRLVTVLEGESMLNDATALVLLRSAIAATAATVTLWSVTGRFLWAVVSAVGIGWLVGRVNLSVRARINHPTVNVAISLVVPFVAYLPTEHLGGSGLVAAVTAGLVTGHDAPKRLRAQDRLNEQAVWRTLELLIESAVFLVMGLQLFGLVRDVRGEHGSLVRALVVGVLAGTLVLVVRSLFVVPSLWLQRRRVRRGAQVRDRLSEAEGALAARRAAERTQPRPPGMDTEQLAQVRAARRSRLTRVRRLISDIDYLAAESFGWREGVLLVWAGMRGAVTVAAVQSLPASTPSRSTLVLIGFVVAGGTLLLQGGTLPWLVRVLGLSRDPHAELASERMALHVELVAAVRARLDKPDLRRPDGSPYPDDMLDRARQREEATVADPDLPEDEALEASEQTRAQYRDLRLEILQARRARLLRLRDEGAYSSQSLDQALRVLDAEQIGVEMRGASAG
- a CDS encoding MarR family transcriptional regulator, which translates into the protein MQHRATEPSTPAIPELSGRVRAAVAHLYSRFRSERAHGEIGDAAVFALTQLLKAGPLSLSELSGRAHVTPGSMSQTVNRLTAGGLAVRGRDPHDGRRVLFSLTADGDRLASEVRAQRVGWLNARLAELTDDERAVLARAAEVLERIADS
- a CDS encoding MFS transporter — protein: MTRTDEPPTVVERPPNPFGWRFSLPLLLGSTLNPINSSMIAVGLVSIAADFRTGPAATASLVSVLYLCSAVMQPTMGKLSTLFGPRRVFQAGVAVLLIGGVVGGLAPNLGVLLLSRALIGVGTSACYPTAMALVRRRARTTGAGVPSRVLGSFSIAAQITVVIGLPLGGVLAGSFGWRALFWVNVPLAALVIAFAAVAVERDEQLPRRGTAATVAALDLPGIALFAGTVVALLVFLGDLARPRWWLLAVAVVLGVLLVVRERRTATPLLDVVLLGRDRPLQRTYGRALLAGLGMYTALYGASQWLEAAGGYSPAQVGLIMLPLSLASIGAARLVSTRGWVRAPLVVGAVVLIAGGTVMQVVHGRSPIVLLVAMSVLFGLSSGFSNVSNQTALYVQTADADIATASGLSRTFAYVGAIFSSSLIGLTFGPRVSDHGFHLLGWAVVGIGTASLLLTGLDRAIPGRVAVRRPTA
- a CDS encoding ATP-dependent 6-phosphofructokinase, translated to MARSSKPKRVGILTAGGDSPGLNAAIRGFGKTAIGHYGMELIGFRDGITGLVENHWVDLDAHALSGILTVGGTILGTSRDKVHRMVVDGETRDMVPTVVENYAALGLDALIMLGGGGTAKNAMRLVDAGLNVLHLPKTIDNDIACTDTSFGFATAMEIATDALDRVHSTAHSHHRIILTEIMGHRAGWLTLGAGLAGGADVILIPEIPYTVDAIAQTIKTRTARGSNFSVVAVAEGARDVDDTADYQAALLLARSAKTGEAQRAAQAHLAHVEDAQREHTFRLARELEAATGLESRVTILGYVQRGGTPCAADRLLATRLGAAAADLVANGEFGVMVAARGEGTEAVPLSEVAGKVKLVPTDHAWIAAARQVGTGLGD
- a CDS encoding GNAT family N-acetyltransferase — translated: MDLAQHDDRTAAEPTAQPTSVTVSMDDPLRPDVVALLQDHLDDMHATSPAESVHALDPSALTAPALTFWTARTSDGTLLGTVALKELHPHGGELKSMRTAPAARGRGIGTVLLDTALAEATARGYRTVHLETGTHDFFAPAHRLYTRAGFVPCGPFGDYRPDPHSAYFRLDLAPATAG